The Streptomyces sp. NBC_00440 genome contains a region encoding:
- a CDS encoding SCO1417 family MocR-like transcription factor has translation MTQWTSAVGAAQLARQLSTQQSRPAGPGTRRPPAYRALADGIRVLVLEGRVPVAARLPAERELAVALAVSRTTVAAAYEALRTEGFLESRRGAGSWTAVPAGNPLPARGLEPLPPETLGSMIDLGTAALPAPEPWLTRSVQGALEELAPYAHTHGDYPAGLPALRQKLADRYTEQGIPTMPEQIMVTTGAMGAMDAICHLFAGRGERIAVESPSYANILQLMREAGARLVPVAMAEGLSGWDLPRWRQVLRDAAPRIAYVVADFHNPTGALADEDQRRGLVDAARSAGTVLVVDETMTELLLDEETEMPRPVCAFDPAGSTVLTVGSASKAFWAGMRIGWVRAAPDVIRSLVSARAYADLGTPVLEQLAVNWLMSTGGWEQAVDIRRSQARENRDALVGAVRRELPDWEFDVPHGGLTLWVRTGGLSGSRLAEVGERVGVRVPSGPRFGVDGAFEGYVRLPFTVGGRVADEAALRLAAAARLVGTGASTGTEAPRTFVA, from the coding sequence ATGACGCAGTGGACTTCGGCGGTCGGCGCGGCGCAGCTGGCCCGGCAGCTCAGCACCCAGCAGTCACGGCCGGCCGGCCCCGGCACGCGCAGGCCGCCCGCCTACCGGGCGCTCGCCGACGGCATCAGGGTGCTCGTCCTCGAAGGCCGCGTCCCGGTGGCCGCACGGCTGCCCGCCGAGCGGGAACTGGCGGTCGCGCTGGCGGTGAGCCGCACCACGGTGGCCGCCGCCTACGAGGCGCTGCGTACCGAGGGCTTCCTGGAGTCCCGCCGGGGCGCGGGCAGTTGGACCGCGGTCCCGGCCGGCAACCCGCTGCCCGCCCGCGGCCTGGAACCGCTGCCGCCCGAGACACTCGGCTCGATGATCGACCTCGGCACCGCCGCGCTGCCCGCGCCGGAGCCCTGGCTCACGCGCTCGGTCCAGGGCGCGCTCGAAGAGCTGGCGCCGTACGCGCACACCCACGGCGACTACCCGGCGGGGCTGCCGGCGCTGCGCCAGAAACTGGCCGACCGCTACACGGAGCAGGGCATCCCGACCATGCCCGAGCAGATCATGGTGACCACCGGGGCGATGGGCGCCATGGACGCCATCTGCCACCTGTTCGCCGGGCGCGGCGAGCGCATCGCCGTCGAGTCGCCCTCGTACGCCAACATCCTCCAGCTGATGCGGGAGGCCGGGGCGCGGCTGGTGCCGGTCGCGATGGCCGAAGGGCTCAGTGGCTGGGATCTGCCCAGGTGGCGGCAGGTGCTGCGCGACGCGGCCCCCCGTATCGCCTATGTGGTGGCCGACTTCCACAACCCGACCGGCGCGCTCGCCGACGAGGACCAGCGGCGCGGTCTTGTGGACGCGGCCCGCTCGGCCGGCACCGTCCTGGTCGTCGACGAGACGATGACCGAGCTGCTCCTCGACGAGGAGACCGAAATGCCCCGCCCGGTCTGCGCCTTCGACCCGGCCGGCAGCACGGTGCTGACGGTGGGCTCGGCGAGCAAGGCGTTCTGGGCCGGTATGCGGATCGGCTGGGTGCGCGCCGCGCCCGACGTGATCCGCAGCCTGGTGTCCGCCCGGGCCTACGCCGACCTGGGCACCCCTGTGCTTGAGCAGCTGGCCGTCAACTGGCTGATGAGCACCGGGGGGTGGGAGCAGGCCGTCGATATCCGCCGCTCGCAGGCCAGGGAGAACCGCGACGCGCTGGTCGGCGCCGTCCGCAGGGAGCTGCCCGACTGGGAGTTCGACGTGCCGCACGGCGGGCTGACGCTCTGGGTGCGGACGGGCGGGCTCTCCGGCTCCCGGCTCGCCGAGGTCGGGGAGCGGGTCGGCGTCCGGGTCCCCTCGGGGCCCCGGTTCGGGGTCGACGGGGCCTTCGAGGGGTATGTGCGGCTGCCGTTCACCGTCGGGGGCCGGGTGGCCGACGAGGCCGCGCTGCGGCTGGCGGCCGCCGCGCGGCTGGTCGGGACCGGCGCGAGCACCGGCACCGAAGCCCCGCGGACGTTCGTGGCCTGA
- the yczE gene encoding membrane protein YczE has translation MSRNVIRRLVQLYVGLALYGVSSALLVDAGLGLEPWGVLHQGLARLTGLTIGTVSIIVGAAVLLLWIPLRQRPGLGTVSNVFVIGIAMDSTLDLVPAVHGLPGRIALMAAGILLNGAATGLYISARFGPGPRDGLMTGVHRLTGLSIRLSRTAIEIAVVATGFVLGGTLGVGTVVYALSIGPLAQLFLRVCALPDPAADRAPLARATAEAILPE, from the coding sequence TTGTCCAGGAATGTCATACGCAGGCTTGTGCAGCTCTACGTCGGTCTGGCGCTGTACGGCGTCAGCTCCGCCCTCCTCGTCGACGCGGGCCTCGGCCTTGAGCCGTGGGGTGTGCTGCACCAGGGACTGGCCAGGCTCACCGGTCTGACGATCGGCACCGTCTCGATCATCGTCGGCGCCGCCGTACTGCTGCTGTGGATCCCCCTCAGGCAGCGCCCGGGGCTCGGCACCGTCTCCAACGTCTTCGTCATCGGCATCGCCATGGACTCGACCCTCGACCTGGTCCCGGCCGTGCACGGCCTGCCCGGCCGGATCGCGCTGATGGCGGCCGGCATCCTGCTCAACGGCGCGGCCACCGGCCTGTACATCTCCGCCCGCTTCGGCCCCGGCCCCCGGGACGGCCTGATGACCGGGGTGCACCGCCTCACCGGCCTTTCGATCCGGCTCTCGCGCACCGCCATCGAGATCGCCGTCGTGGCCACCGGCTTCGTCCTGGGCGGGACCCTCGGGGTGGGCACCGTGGTGTACGCCCTCTCCATCGGGCCGCTCGCCCAGCTCTTCCTGCGGGTGTGCGCGCTGCCCGACCCGGCCGCCGACCGGGCGCCGCTGGCCCGCGCCACGGCGGAGGC